GAATTCTCCCTCGACCGTCACCTCACCCTTGTCGTTCACCTCGGCCACAAGGCCCTCCTTCTGCTTCAACCGGCGGAGCAGCACGCTGGTCCGCCGGTCAACAAATCTTTGCGTCAATGCGCCGTGCAGCGCGTCGGACAGGCGGTCTTCTACAGCGCGGGTAAGCTCACGCCAATGTGATTCATCACTCACCCAGCCGGAGCGCTGCGCGACAAACGTCCAGGTGCGGATATACGCCAGTCGTTTCGACAGTGTGTCAATGTCGCCATCTGTCCGGTCGATCCGCCTGATCTGACCGGCCAGCCAGTCGTCGGGCACCCGCCCGCCGCCCTGCAGAAACCCGAAGATGCTTTCCAGCATTCCGGTATGCTCTGCCGTTGAAATCCCGCGAAAATCCGGTATCCGGCAGACATCCCACAGCAGTTTCACATCGCGACCGTCACGCACGCGATCCCGGATTTCGGGCAATGCCGACAGGGTCTTCAGCGCATGCAGGTCGTCGACTTCCCGCGCACGGGAAAGCCAGTCATTGCTGGTCCGCGTCTCAAGCGCGGCAATCAGCCGCTCCGGGCTGCCGAAGTCCAGACGCGAACTGCGCCATTGCAGCTTGCGCACCGGATCGAACCGGTTCTCGACGATGGCCTCGACAACCTCCTCGTCCAGCGGGCGCGCCTCTCCGGTCACGCCGAAGGTGCCGCTCTGGGTGTGCCGCCCGGCGCGGCCCGCGATCTGCGCCAGTTCGTTCGGCCAGAGCGGGCGCATCCGCCGCCCGTCGAACTTGGCTAGCGCCGAGAACGCGACATGCTTGATGTCGAGGTTCAGCCCCATCCCGATGGCATCGGTCGCCACCAGGTAATCCACGTCGCCATTCTGATAGAGCGCGACCTGCGCGTTCCGTGTCCGCGGGCTGAGCGCCCCCATCACCACGGCGCAGCCGCCCTTTTGCCGACGGATCAGCTCCGCGATGGCATAGACGTTTTCAACCGAGAAGCCGACGATGGCCGCCCGGGGTGGCATCCGGCTGATCTTTTTCGACCCGGAATAGGACAGGTCGGAAAACCGCTCCCGCCGCATGAACTGCGCCCGCGGCACCAGCGCGGCAATCGCCCCGCGCATCGTCTCGGCCCCGAGAAACAGCGTCTCGTGCTGGCCGCGGGCGTTCAGCAGCCGGTCGGTGAAGACATGGCCACGCTCGGGGTCGGCGCAAAGCTGGATTTCATCGACGGCCAGGAAATCGGCGCCGGTGCCGGTCGGCATCGCCTCCACCGTGCAGACCCAGTATTGCGCCCGGTCGGGCACGATCCGCTCTTCCCCGGTGACCAGCGCCACGCAGGACGGGCCGCGCAGCGCGACGATCCGGTCATAGACCTCGCGCGCCAGCAGGCGCAGCGGCAGGCCGATAACCCCCGTCCGGTGGGCCAGCATCCGCTCGATCGCATAGTGGGTCTTACCGGTGTTCGTGGGCCCGAGGACCGCCGTGACCCTCGACTGCTCCGCCATGGCTTGCCTCTTTGGCCGCGTGTCTTACAGCGTCTGGCCCGAGGTGAGGCGTTCCAGCCGCGTCACGGCGTCTTCTAGGTCAGGATCATGGGGATGTATAGCGCGCGCAGCCTCGAACGCGCGCAGCGCGTCATCGTAGCGCCCCACTTCCTCAAGGATTGCACCAAGGCCGGACAGCGCCCCGAAATGCGACGGGTTCAGCGCCAGCGTGCGCTCCAGATCGGCCATCGCGGGGCCATAGCGCCCGGATCTGAAGAACGCGAGAGCACGGACATTGAACCCCTCGGCGAAATCGGGGGCATGGTCGGTCAGCGCCGTCAGATGCGCGATTGCGGTGTCGAAATCGCTTTCCTCCACCGCGTCGCGCCCCCGCTTCAGCAACAGATCGGCAGACGGAGAGCCGGACCTGGACCATTCCGACCAGATCGCGTTTTCGACATTCTTCCAGTTCGGCAGATCGGGGCGCTGCAATTCCTGCAACAACTCGGCCGCGCGGTCGTCCGCGGCCAGCGCAGGGCCCGACCACATCAGGCAAATTCCCGCAAGCCCAGCATTGAGAAGTGATCGGAATGTACCCATAACAAGGATCAGCATAGCACCGGCTGCGCAAAAGGCGACAGCCCCGCAATCACAATTCGGAGGACGAGGCATGAGCGAAACCATCGACAAGGTTGTCGAGATCATGGGCGGGAAAGTCGGCCCCGGCTTCGACGGCATCGCGAAATTCGTGATCGAGGACGAAGGCGCGGTGATCGTGGATTGCGACGGGGTCCGCGCCGGCGATGACGAGGCCGATGTGACACTGACCGCCACGCTCGACACCTTCCGCGACATGCTGGAGGGGGATTTGAACCCGACCGCCGCCTTCATGACCGGCAAGCTGAAGGTCGACGGCGACATGGGCAAGGCGATGGCACTGGCACAGGTCTTCACCTGACGCGATGAAGGCGGCCCCGCTTTACCACGACATCAGCGAAGGCCCCGACGACGGCGCCGCCTTCTGGATCACCACGGGCGACGATGTCCGCCTGCGGATCGCGGTCTGGGGCATGGGCGCTGCCAACGGTACCGTGCTGCTGTTCCCCGGCCGCACGGAATACGCCGAGAAATACGGCCGCGCGGCGCACCAGTTCCGGGATCGCGGCTTTGCCACCGTGGTCGTGGACTGGCGCGGGCAGGGTCTGGCGGACCGCCTGCACAGGGACCCGACGCTTGGCCATGTGGACCGCTTTACCGCCTATCAACGCGACGTCGCGGCGGTTGTGGCCGCGGCGGGGCGGCTGGGACTGCCGACGCCGCTTTACCTTGTGGCGCATTCCATGGGTGGGGCCATTGGTCTGCGGGCCTTGCATGAAGGGTTGGGCGTCAGCGCGGCGGTCTTCTCTGCCCCGATGTGGGGCATCGCGATCCCGCGCCTGATGCGGCCCGCGGCCTGGACGATCAGCGCGATCAGCCGCCCCTTGGGCCTTGGAACCCGCTTTACCCCCGGCACCGGGGGCAACACCTATCTGGTCGCCAACAATTTCGACGAAAACGACCTGACCGGCGATCCGGAGATGTTCGGATATATGCGCAATCAGGTCATCGCCCGGCCGGAACTGACGATCAGCGGGCCAAGCCTTGCATGGCTGCACGAGGCGCTGACCGAAATCCGCACCCTCACCCGGCGCAGACCGCCCGCATTGCCGACCCTGACCTATCTTGGGACGGATGAGCGGATCGTCTGCCCCAACGCGATCCACGGGCATATGCAGGACTGGCGGCACGGCGCGCTGCAGGTGATCGAGGGCGCCCGGCACGAGGTCCTGATGGAAGGCCCCGAGATCCGCGCCCGGGTCTTCGACGAGATCGCGGAACATTTCGCCCGACATCGGGAAACGCCCGAGAAAATAAGACTCCACGGTTGATGGGCATCCGAACGACATGGGGTCGTGCGGATAAACCGGAAGAACGGGCGCCTGCCCCAACGCGGGCCTATCCTTCGAATACACCACGGCAAAGATCGCTGGATCCGATGTAGGCTTGCGGTCTTGCCCCAGAGCATTTGCAGGCGAAAATGGCGGCACGCCTCCCTGAAGCTCGGCACAAACATTGGAGCAAATCTATATAAATGCTAAGTATCACCCATTCAGAAACACCGGGATGGATACCAGCGGCATGAAAATGCTCTTGAATGGAAGCGCGATTGCGGCGGTTGTGACACTTGCGGGTGCTGCCCATGCGGCCACCTATTCGGTCGATCACGACGGGCCCACCATCGATATTTTCGGCACCATCGAATTCACCGGAACGGGAACGTACACGCTTGACGCATTCGGCGCTGCGCTTGGCGGATATTCGTTCACCGCATCGAACAACGGCACCCTTGCCTATCTGTTCACCGACGCAAATAGCAGCATGGGCGGTGGCATCGGCTCCGAAATCACGGTCGAAGTCACGGCAAGCCAGATTCTCCTATGGACGACGAACACCGCACGTTACGAGCTTGATGGTTTTTTCGTGATGGCCGACGTGATAACCGACGGGTCGAGAGAGAACCTCCGCCTGTCGACGACCGAACTGGGGTATCGCACGCCCGACCGCGATACGATCGTCTTCGAAGCCGCAACCGTGCCTTTTGTCCTGGCCGAAATCGACACGCCCACGGTTCCCATTCCGGCAAGCTTGCCTATCCTCGCGTTCGGCCTGGGAATGCTGACAGTTGCAGGACGCCGCACAGCCTGAGGCCCGGCCCGGAAGCCAGCCTTCGGGTCTTCGGTGACATCGCGGACCATGTCGCCCGACACCGGAAAGCGCCCGCGTCGGACTGAACCGCCGGCGCGGACGCGGCCTAGCCCTGCGCCACCAGCCGATCCCGCGGCGGATGCCCGTTGAGCGTGTCGATCAGGTTCTGCGCGGCCATCATGCCCATCTGCCGGAAGGCCCGCGGGCTGAGCGCTGCGGCATGGGGCGAGAAAAGTGCGTTTTCCAGCCCGAAAAGCGGATGATCGGACGGGGGCGGCTCCGCCTCGAACACATCGAGGCCAATGCCGCCCAGCCGGGATGCCGCTTGGGTCAACGCGTTCTCATCCACCACGCCGCCCCGCCCGGTGTTCAGCACGATCGCCCCCGCTGGCAACAGCGCCAGTTCCGCCGCCCCGATCAGCCCCCGCGTCTCGGGCGTCAGCGGCAGATGCAGGCTCAGCACATCCGCCCGGGGCAAGGCCGCCCGCAGGTCCCGCACGACCTCAAATCCGATCTCCTCGGCCGTATGCCGACGGTGCCAGACGGTCACATTCATCCCGAACGCCTTGGCCAACTGCGCCACCCGGCGGCCAATGGCCCCGAAGCCCGCGATCAGCAACCGCCGCCCCTCCAGATCCTGCGGCACCAGGGCCCCGGCGCCTGCAAACCCGGTCCGCGCCGACCGGTCCATCGCCACGACGCGGCGCGACAGCGCCAGCATCATCATCAACGTATGCTCGGCCACCGCCCCGGCATTGGCGCCTGGCGTGTTCGTCACGACGATCCCGCGGGCCAGAGCCTCTGCTACCGGAATGTTGTCCACCCCGACCCCGTGCTTGGAGATCGTCTTGAGACCCGGCGCGGCGTCCAGCCACGCAACATCAAGCCGCGCGGTCCGCACCAGCCACGCCCGCGCCGCCATCAGGCCCGGCAATGGGTCCGCCATTTCCCAGCCCTTGCCGACATTCAGCCCCGCACCCTGCAACAGCGCCAGCGCGTCGTCATGGATCGGCTCTGTCAGATGCACATCGGTCATGGCGTGATCATGGGCATGGGGCAGGCCCGTTTGCAATGGCTGCCGCCGCAGGCCGGCCTATACTTCCCCGCATGGGCGTGCTGACCTTCACAGACCGGGGCATCTATTGCCCGGCGGGCGATTTCCATATCGACCCTTGGGCGCCGGTGGACCGGGCGCTGATTACCCACGGCCATGCCGACCATGCCCGCCCCGGTCATCGTGCCTATCTGGCCACAGCGGCGGCCGCCCCGGTGATGCGGCATCGGCTGGGCGATATATCGCTGGACACCGTCGCCTTTGGCGAAGCCCGGCAGATCGGCGATACGACGGTCTCGTTCCACCCCGCCGGCCATGTGCCCGGCTCTGCCCAGATCCGCGTGGAACATAGGGGCAAGGTCTGGGTGGTTTCCGGCGACTACAAGCTGACAGAGGACGGGCTGTCAGAGCCGTTCGAGCCTGTCGCCTGCCACGCCTTCATCAGCGAATGCACCTTTGGCCTGCCGATCTTCAAATGGGCCCCGCAGGGCGCGGTGATGGCCGAAATCAACGACTGGTGGGCCGGCAATGCGCACGCGGGCCGCTTTACCCTTCTGGGCGCCTATGCCCTTGGCAAGGCGCAGCGACTTCTGGCGGGCGTCGATGCCAGGATAGGCCCGATCCTGACCCATGGCGCGGTAGAGGCGACCTGCGCGGTGATGCGCGCACAGGGCATCGCGCTGCCCCCGACCGTTCCGGTCACGCCCGACACCGACCTACAGGCGCATCCCGGCGCGCTGGTCCTTGTCCCGCCTTCTGCCCTTGGCGCACCGTGGGCGCGGCGGTTCCGCCCGGCCGCGACCGGCGTGGCCTCGGGCTGGATGGCGCTCCGCGGGGTGCGGCGGCGGCGTGCGGTCGACCGGGGGTTCATCCTCTCCGACCACGCGGACTGGCCCGACCTGAATACCGCGATCCGGGAAACCGGGGCGGAGAAGGTCTTTGTCACCCATGGCTACACCGCCCCGTTCCGGCACTGGCTGGCCGAACAGGGATACGACGCGCACATCGTCGAGACGGCCTTTCAAGGCGAGAACCTAGAGACAGCCGAGGACGCGCCATGAAACGGTTCGCGGCCCTCTTCTCCGCACTCGACGGCACCACGAAAACCAACCCCAAGGTCGAGGCGCTGGCCGCCTATTTCGCCGAAGCGCCGGAGGACGACCGGTTGTGGACCGTCGCACTTCTGTCCGGCCGCCGCCCGAAACGCGCCGTCACCACCACCCGGCTGCGCGAATGGGCGGCGGAGCGGGCGGGCATACCCCTTTGGCTGTTCGAAGAATGCTATCCCGTGGTCGGCGACCTGGCAGAGACCATCGCGCTCTTGCTGCCGCCCGCCGCGGGGCAAAGCACCGCGCGGCTGTCGGACTGGATGCAGGCCATCCGCGATCTGGCCACGGTCGAGGAACCCGCGCGCAAGGCCCGTATCCTTGAGGCATGGGACAGCCTGAACGGCACGGAGAGGTTCCTGTTCAACAAGCTGATCACCGGCGGCTTTCGCGTGGGCGTCAGCCAGAAGCTGATGACCCGCGCGCTGGCCCGCGCGACCGGGATCGAAGAGACCGAACTCGCCCATCGCCTGATGGGCGACTGGACACCGGCCACGACCACATGGGGCCAGTTGATCGAGGCGCCCGACCCCGACGCCCGCAAGGCGACGCCCTATCCCTTCTACCTCGCCTATCAGCTTGAGGACGCGCCAGAGGCCCTTGGCCCGCCCTCCGACTGGTTCGCCGAATACAAGTGGGACGGCATCCGGGGGCAACTGGTGGTGCGGGGCGGCGCGCATTTCGTCTGGTCCCGCGGCGAGGAACTGATGACCGACCGCTTCCCCGACCTTGCGCCCGCCCGCGATTTCCTGCCCGAGGGCACGGTGCTGGATGGCGAGATCCTCGCCTGGGCCGACGACCGCCCCCTGCCCTTCGCCGCCCTGCAAAAGCGGATCACCCGCAAGACCGTGCCGAAGAAACTGCTGGCCGAGGCGCCTGTGGTATTCCGCGCCTATGACCTGCTGGAGGCCGACGGGCAGGACATCCGGCAAACGCCGCTGGCCGACAGGCGCGCGCGGATGGAGGCGATCCTTGGCGACGTGCCCGCCACCGCCCCCCTGTCCCCGTCGCCGCTGTTGCCCTTCGATGACTGGGCGCAGTTGGTGGCGTTACGCGGCGGCGCGCGAAAGATCGGGGCCGAGGGTGTCATGCTGAAACGCAAGGCCGCGCCCTATCTTTCAGGTCGGAAGAAAGGCGACTGGTGGAAATGGAAGCTCGCCCCCCTGACGGTGGACGCGGTGATGATCTATGCGCAGGCGGGGCACGGGCGGCGCGCGACGCTGTATACCGATTTCACCTTCGCGGTGTGGGACGGTGACGAACTGGTGCCCTTCACCAAGGCCTATTCCGGCCTGACCGATGCGGAGTTTCGCGAAATCACCGCCTGGGTGCGCAAAAACACGCTGCAACGCTTCGGCCCGGTGCGGCAGGTCAAACCGGAGCATGTGTTCGAGATCGCGTTTGAAGGCATCCAGGAAAGCCCCCGGCACAAATCCGGCATCGCGCTGCGGTTTCCCCGGATGGCCCGCTGGCGCCGCGACAAGCCGGTGGCAGAGGCGAACACGCTTGAGGATTTGAAGGCGCTGCTGGGGTGACCTCCCCCTGCGCCAAGGCGATGCCCGCGCCGGATTCTTGGGTCGGCCGCCCGGATACTCTATGCCCGCGCCCACCGGTGCATCACATCGCCACCGATGATCCGGGTCTCACACAACTGAAACCGCGGCGCCTCGGCCAAACGGTCGACGCCCATCGCGCCCAGCGACGGCCGCCCCTCTGCGCCCAAGGCCAGCCCGGCGGTGAAGCCGACCAGCTCGTCCACCAGCCCCGCCGACAGGAAGGACGCCGCCAAACTGCCGCCGCCTTCGCAGAAGACCCGGGTCAGGCCCGCCGCGCCAAGGGCCGACAGGATCGCGGCGGGATCAAGCTGCCCACCCGGCCCCACCGCAACCTCGATCAGCCGCGCCCCAAGGGCCTGCCACGCCGCGGCGATGTCGGGCGCCACCCCCGGACCGTGGCAGAGCCAGACCGGAACATCGCGCGCCGTGCGCCCCAACTGCCCGTCAAGCGGCAGATCCAGCCTGCGGGAACAGACCACCCGCACCGGCTGATGGGCCACACCCAACCCGCGCACGGTCAATGACGGGTCGTCATCGCGCGCGGTCCCGCCGCCGACCAGAACCGCATCATGGCGCGCGCGCAAGGCATGCACCATCCGCCGGGCCGCGGGGCCGGTGATCCATTGGCTTTCGCCGGTCGCAGTCGCGATCCGTCCATCGAAGGAACTGGCGAGCTTCAGCGTCAGCGTCGGCCGCCCCTCCATCCGGGCCAGCAGGAACCCGCGATGGTCGCGCCGGGCAACATCGGCCAGCACACCCGTCACGACCTCCACCCCGGCCGCGCGCAGCATCGCGTGCCCGCCGCCCGCAACCCGGGGGTCCGGGTCTTCAATCGCGGTCACAACGCGGGCGACCCGGGCCGCGATCAGCGCCTCGGCGCAGGGCGGGGTCTTGCCGTGATGGGCGCATGGTTCCAGGCTGACATAGGCGGTGGCCCCTTGTGCGGCCGCGCCCGCCTGCGCCAGGGCCTGCGGTTCGGCATGAGGCCGCCCCCCGGGCGCCGTCCAGCCCCGGCCGACCACCCGGCCATCCTTCACGATGACACAGCCCACGGCGGGGTTCGGCCAGACACGGCCCTGCCCCCGCGCGCCCAGCGACAAGGCCAGCGCCATGAAGCGCGCGTCGGTGTCGGGGCTCACTCCTCGCCCGGGGCGTTGGGGCGCAGTTCGCTGACGAACTTGTCGAAATCGCCCGCTTCCTGGAAGTTCTTGTAGACGCTGGCAAAGCGCACATAGGCGACGGTGTCGATCCGGGCCAAGGCCTCCATCACGATCTCACCGATGGTTTTCGACGGAATGTCGGTCTCGCCCATGCTTTCCAGCCGCCGCACGATGCCAGAGACCATCTGGTCCACCCGTTCCGGCTCTACCGGGCGTTTCTGCAACGCGATGCGGATGGAGCGTTCCAGCTTGTCGCGGTCGAAATCCTCGCGCCGGCCGTTCGACTTGATGACGACAAGGTCGCGCAACTGCACCCGTTCATAGGTGGTGAAGCGCCCGCCACAGGCCGGGCAGAACCGGCGCCGCCGGATCGCCACGTGATCCTCCGCAGGCCGGGAATCCTTCACCTGCGTGTCGATATTCCCACAAAACGGGCAGCGCATGGGCCTGACCTCGGTGCTGAAATAGACTTTTCCACAGCGACTATAGGGGCCCCTCCAGAATTTGGGTAGAGGCCATTTTGCGTTCTATATGTTGGGCTCAGTCCTGATGCAGATGGGCCGCAATCTCTCGCCGATGGGGCGCTATCCGGTGCTCGTACAGGTAAATCCCCTGCCATGTGCCCAGAACCGGGCGCCCCGCCTGCACCGGGATCGACAGCGACACCGGCAAGAGGGCTGCCTTGATATGGGCGGGCATGTCGTCGGGCCCTTCGGCCGTGTGGCGCAGATAGGCCATCGACGGATCGGTGGTCGGTGGGATCAGGCGGGACAGGAATGCCTCCATATCCGTGCGCACATCCGGATCGGCGTTTTCCTGGATCAGCAGAGAGCAGGAGGTATGGCGCACGAACAACGTCAACAGGCCGTCGCCATGACCCCGGGGCCAGTCCCGCACCTCGCCCGTGAATTCATAGAGTCCGGGGCCGCGGGTCTTGACGGAAAAGGTTGTCTGCATTGGGGTCACCTCCCACGAAAAGGGGCGCCGACCGCGCCCCTGTCCGATACCAGTCTCACGTCAGCCCGTCAGGCGGGCACCAGATCCTCGGCCACCCATTCGTGACCGGACTTGCCGTGGTAGAAGCCGTTGACGAAGGGCGCGTCGATGCCAAGTTCGCGCAAGCGCGCAGCCCCTTCCCCGGCCCCGATACGGCCTTGCAGCACATCGTCGTAGAGCCGCGTCACGGCGATCATGTCGCAGCTATGGGGCATCACGCGGAAATGGGTCACGCCGATCCGCTTCATGTCGTCCATGTCGGCCATCATGTCGAGATAGCCGTAGCTGAGCGTCTGGATCCCGTTGATGGCGAGGAACGGCTTGTCGTCCATCGTCTTCAGCACCATGCCGTCCGGGTCCTCGCCGCAGACGAACTGACAGTTGTCCTTGGTGCGGGCATGGGCCCGGGCATGATAACAGCGCGCCGACAGCGCCAGAGAGGCGCGGCCGAAGACCTGAAGCTCAAGCCCCACGCCCAGTTCCTGTGCCTTGGCGCCGAGTTTCTCGACGGCCGAGCGCGGCAGTTCCGGCAACAGCGCGAAATGCGTCGCCCCCTGCGCGGCCAGATAGGCCATCGTGTCCTCGTTATAGACGTTCAGCAGCGCGCCGATGCGGTGCGGCTTGTCCTTCAGATGCAACAACGCGGCGGTGTTGTTCACCTCCAGGTCGCGGCCTTCCTGCTGCGACCACTCCATCAGGATGTTGCGCTCGCGCTTGATCACGACCTCGGAGAAGGAGGCATAGACAACCGTCTTGCCCGCCTTCGTCAGGCGCTCGGCCACCTGATCCATGTGCTTGTCGTCGAAGAAGGGCGTCCGCTTGGAACAGATCACCTCGCCCAGATAGACGGTGCTGACCGGGCTTTCATCGGCGATGCGGTTGTAGAAGTCGATCTTCTGTTCGGCAGGCCAATGGAAGAGGTTCGGCCCCAGTGTAAGTTCGACAGCCATCGTTACCTCCACTTCTTGGTCTTCAGCGCACCCTCGGTGTGCTTCTGACCCTCGGTCAGCGCGACGAGGTCGGCCAGTTTCGGCTCTTGCCCCGCCATGATCGAGTCGACGGCCTCGCGGAAGGCGGCGACCACCTTCTTGACATAGGCCCGGCTCCGCTGCCGCCCCTCGATCTTGAAGGCGTGCACTCCCGCATTGATCAGTTCCGGCAGCATGGTGGAGGCGTTCAGGCTGATCGGTTCCTCGAATGCGTAATAGCCGTCATCCCGGCAATCGGCCTTGTAGCGGCCCTTGCAGATGGTCGGATAGCCCGCGGTTTCATCGGGCTTGAACCGGTCGATCATGTAGTCGCCAAGGATCGTCGACAGGCTGCCATCGGCGCCGCGTTCGTATTTCACGCAAGCGGCCGGAGAGCACGCCCCGTCCATGTTGGTCGACTGACCGGTGACATAGTTGGTCAGCGAGCAGCGCCCCTCGACCATCAGCCCGTGGTTACCGAAGATGAAGGTCTCCACCTCGCAGGGGATTTCCTCGACCAGCCCCTTGATCTCGGAAATCGTCATGATGCGGGGCAGGACTACCCGCTTCACGCCGAATTCGCGCACGTAATAGGTGATCGCCTCGGGCGAGGAGGCCGCCGCCTGCACCGACAGGTGGATGCGCATGTCGGGGTGGTTTTTCTGGATGTAGTCGGCCACCGCGATATCGGCGACGATGCAGGCATCCGCGCCAAGGCGGGCCGACAGGTCCACCGCCTCTTTCCACAGGTCGACATTCCCGGCGGGCGGGAAGGTGTTCAGCGTGATCAGCACCTTGGTGCCGCCGTCATGGGCGTACTGGATGGATTTCTCCATCTCTTCGGGGGTGAAGTTCAGCCCCGTGAAGTTCCGCGCATTGGTAGCGTTCTGATAGCCGCAATAGACGGCATCGGCGCCCGCGTCCACGGCGCTGCGAAGCGCCGCAGGGGTACCGGCCGGGCAGATCAGTTCGGGCTTGATCATGACGTGGCCTCTTTTCGTTTCTTGGAGTTCTCGGCGGCACGGCGCAGCACGTTCAGTGCAGCCCGCCCCGGCGGACCGAACATGTCGGCCACGCTTTCGGCGATCGGGTCTTCCACGTCGTCCAGCGCGTTACGCAGGCACACGATGGCCTCGGTATCCCCGGTCACGATCAGGTCGCGCGAGAAGAACAGCGCATCGCCGTCCTGTTCGGTGTCCATCAGCGTCAGCAGGTCGAGGAACTTGCCCGAGATGCGCGCCGCATGGGGCGGCGGGTTGCGGCGATTGACGGCGCGGAAATCCAGCGCGTCCGGATCGGGCCGCAGATACAGCATCAGCGGGATGTCCACCGGATCGATCAGGAAATAGGCGTGCCGATGCGGCCCCAACCGGTCGAACATGTCCGGGTTGTCGGCGGCGATCTTGTGCACGACGCGCTTCAGGATCGGGTTGAGAAGAAACAGCGGCAGCGGCGGCGCGAAGGGAAAGCCCCCCCGCCCGCCCGGAACGCTTTGCTTTTGCGGTTCGGTTATCATGTCAGGTCGATACCCGGCTTGGGACAAATCCGACTTGACCTACGTCAAACCGCCGCGGCTGTCGGCAGCACGAATTGTCACAGCGGGGACAGTGGCGCGGGACCGCCCCGCCACGCGAAAAGTTTCGCATGCGAAATCAAGGATTTGTTAAGGTCTCACATGGGCGTGAGGGGCGCGGGCTCAGCCGTCCCACGGCCATTGGAAGACCGGGCGGCAAGAGATGCGCCCATGGGCCATGCTGAAATTGCTGCCGACCCTGTCCACCTGCATCGACAGGTCATCGCCCCGCGGGGTCTGGGCGGCCTCTTGCAGGTCGGCATCCGGCTGGATGGTGAAGACAACGCTGGTTCGCCGCGGGTCCGCATCGCTGCGCCCGCGTGGTTTGACCACGTAAAGGCGCCGGTTGGGAAGCGCGCGCAGTTGGCGCTCCGCATACTCCGCTGCCGCGCACCAGAAATCGCCGGGCCCGTCGCCGGGGCCGGCAAAGACCTCGAACTGGCCGGGGATGGTGGCGTCGGGGACGACAAGGTTGCCGCGGGTGGGGGTATGGATCGCGCGGGGAGCGTCGGATTTCGGCGCCGGAACACAGGCGGTGAGGAGGAGCGCGGCGGCAAGCAGGGCGGCGGGATGGCGCATGGGACGGGCTTTCGGTTCAGACGTCCCCAAGGCTACGACGGATCGGCGCCCGGCAACAGACCATCACGCCGCGGGAACGTACACTTTGGCGAGACCGTTGGGGGTTATGCCGGCGTTTGGCCCGTGGGGGAGCGGGACAGGCGTTGGCCAATGCAGAGCATCGGGCACATCCCATTCTAGCCGTCATCCGCTCATATTCGCGAACGGTAAGCGGCCGTATTCAGAAACGAAACCTTTCAGCAAACACCTTTTGAGTGCATGAGGATCATCACTTGTCGTCCTGCAAAAGACCGGCAAGGATCGGGCGTTGGCAATCTGCCACATCATGCGCCCACCCCAATGCGCGGCTCGCTTACCGCAACCAAATCGCGCGAACGCTACAAGCCGGGTCCGTAGGTTAGATTTCTGTCCAGTCCCACCAGCTTTTCCAAAGTAGAGCACGGATGCGCCGGAGACCCAGTTCTCGTGCAACTCGGACACCGACACATTAGGGTTCTGTCCTTTGAAAAAGCCGCCCGTACCAATGCCCAAGAACTCCGGCTTCTCAGAAGGATCGAAACCTACCGCATAGACACCCTGCGCATCCGGCACACGGCTTGGATTTAGAAGGATATCTTCAAAAGACCCTGCCGCCGTAAATCCAGCAAG
The genomic region above belongs to Rhodovulum sp. P5 and contains:
- a CDS encoding peptidase U32 family protein; the protein is MIKPELICPAGTPAALRSAVDAGADAVYCGYQNATNARNFTGLNFTPEEMEKSIQYAHDGGTKVLITLNTFPPAGNVDLWKEAVDLSARLGADACIVADIAVADYIQKNHPDMRIHLSVQAAASSPEAITYYVREFGVKRVVLPRIMTISEIKGLVEEIPCEVETFIFGNHGLMVEGRCSLTNYVTGQSTNMDGACSPAACVKYERGADGSLSTILGDYMIDRFKPDETAGYPTICKGRYKADCRDDGYYAFEEPISLNASTMLPELINAGVHAFKIEGRQRSRAYVKKVVAAFREAVDSIMAGQEPKLADLVALTEGQKHTEGALKTKKWR
- a CDS encoding SCP2 domain-containing protein, producing MITEPQKQSVPGGRGGFPFAPPLPLFLLNPILKRVVHKIAADNPDMFDRLGPHRHAYFLIDPVDIPLMLYLRPDPDALDFRAVNRRNPPPHAARISGKFLDLLTLMDTEQDGDALFFSRDLIVTGDTEAIVCLRNALDDVEDPIAESVADMFGPPGRAALNVLRRAAENSKKRKEATS